From a region of the Campylobacteraceae bacterium genome:
- a CDS encoding EAL domain-containing protein, with protein sequence MWAKFSLKIQLILIMTFLVIVIEASTLFIVERLYKQDREHLAIDQAKTLVKSLNNDLLKVIIASNADQFSDINYRLTGFENLDGLVVYDNDSKELYQYEQTEAIFMYHDQLVKNKIFFTQDNLYIKQDISADNYSFGHTILNMNLKQYQERQKRDLFIIFLIFPFALILSFFISLYLSKSYTKPFALLSHSISSYDPTKEEITPLKTQAKNEIKELFDGFNTMMKQIFTSSQQLIYQASHDELTGTFNRFYFEKELKKMLRSDSNLQYCMLNINIDNFKLINETLGYHAGDKLLKMIAHSYAQTLKDDSVFARVDGDHFVVLLSIKTKDELNELIEKSVQLLSDYRFVWEQKANSVSSSIGVVCFKANEYTLKELTKIGNSSLYTAKTLGKNTAYIYEKNDEITKRFDAEVQTASNIKEALAGEEGSRFELFAQAIVPLQEKSEKYSYEILIRMWDKEGNFIPPDSFLPTANRYQLMCDIDMYVLWTYLEKVSKDKKHLKNLHSVHINLDGASLNNPTFQKKIKEAIEYFDFPWEKLELEVTETSAIGNFSLANEFISWLKSVGIGLALDDFGTGMASFEYLKSLPFDIIKIDGSFIKDMHNDPMDKAVIKYIHEIATLKKQETVAEYVETQEDVDELTKIGITYGQGYFLGKPKPLKEWL encoded by the coding sequence ATGTGGGCTAAATTTTCACTAAAAATTCAACTTATTTTAATAATGACCTTTTTGGTTATTGTTATTGAAGCTAGTACTTTATTCATAGTTGAGCGTTTGTACAAACAAGACAGAGAACATCTGGCAATAGATCAAGCAAAAACCCTTGTTAAATCCTTGAACAATGATTTATTAAAAGTAATAATAGCTTCTAATGCCGATCAATTCTCAGATATAAATTATCGTTTAACAGGCTTTGAAAATCTTGATGGTTTGGTTGTTTATGACAATGATTCAAAAGAGCTTTATCAATATGAACAAACAGAAGCCATTTTTATGTACCACGATCAACTGGTAAAAAATAAAATATTTTTCACTCAAGACAATTTATATATAAAACAAGATATTTCTGCTGATAATTATTCTTTTGGGCATACTATATTAAATATGAATCTGAAACAATACCAAGAAAGGCAAAAAAGAGATTTGTTTATTATCTTTTTGATTTTTCCTTTTGCATTGATTTTAAGTTTTTTCATATCTTTATATTTAAGTAAGAGTTATACTAAACCTTTTGCACTTTTAAGTCATTCTATTTCTTCATATGATCCTACAAAAGAAGAAATCACTCCTCTAAAAACACAGGCGAAAAATGAAATAAAAGAATTATTCGATGGTTTTAATACCATGATGAAACAAATTTTTACCTCTTCTCAACAACTAATTTACCAAGCCAGTCATGATGAATTAACGGGAACTTTTAATCGTTTTTATTTTGAAAAAGAGCTGAAAAAAATGTTAAGAAGCGATAGTAATCTCCAATATTGTATGTTAAATATTAATATTGATAACTTCAAATTAATCAATGAAACACTGGGGTATCATGCAGGAGATAAACTCTTAAAAATGATTGCTCATTCTTATGCGCAAACCCTAAAAGATGATTCTGTTTTTGCAAGAGTGGATGGAGATCATTTTGTTGTTTTATTAAGTATTAAAACAAAAGATGAATTAAATGAACTCATTGAAAAAAGTGTTCAACTCTTAAGTGATTATCGTTTTGTATGGGAACAAAAAGCCAACAGTGTTAGTTCTAGTATTGGGGTGGTTTGTTTTAAAGCCAATGAATACACACTCAAAGAATTAACAAAAATCGGAAACAGTTCTTTATATACAGCAAAAACTCTTGGAAAAAACACAGCCTATATTTATGAAAAAAATGATGAAATCACTAAACGTTTTGATGCTGAAGTACAAACAGCTTCTAATATTAAAGAAGCTCTAGCAGGAGAAGAAGGTTCAAGATTTGAGCTCTTTGCTCAAGCTATTGTTCCTTTACAAGAAAAAAGTGAAAAGTATTCTTATGAGATATTAATTAGAATGTGGGATAAAGAAGGAAATTTTATTCCACCTGATAGTTTTTTACCTACCGCCAATAGATATCAATTAATGTGTGATATTGATATGTATGTATTATGGACTTATTTAGAAAAAGTAAGTAAAGATAAAAAACATTTAAAAAACTTGCACTCTGTACATATTAACTTAGATGGTGCTTCTTTAAACAACCCTACTTTCCAGAAAAAAATAAAAGAAGCCATTGAGTATTTTGATTTTCCTTGGGAAAAATTGGAATTAGAAGTAACAGAGACCTCAGCTATTGGAAATTTCTCTTTAGCCAATGAATTTATATCTTGGTTAAAAAGTGTTGGCATTGGTTTGGCATTGGATGATTTTGGTACAGGAATGGCCTCTTTTGAATATTTGAAAAGTCTTCCTTTTGATATTATAAAAATAGATGGTTCTTTTATTAAAGATATGCACAATGATCCTATGGATAAAGCAGTTATAAAATACATACATGAAATTGCTACTTTGAAAAAACAAGAAACAGTTGCTGAATATGTAGAAACACAAGAAGATGTAGATGAACTTACAAAAATAGGAATCACCTATGGGCAAGGTTATTTCCTAGGAAAACCAAAACCCTTAAAAGAGTGGTTATAA
- a CDS encoding sulfurtransferase, which produces MKKFAKLILLFLFLNLALEAKSLRINQEELNKNLDNYKILDTRSQRYYLKGHIKNALNFPINLTYEHQELNGKVVAPNKMQTIIRNLGLNINDEIIIYDNGTYFDAARLFWTLEVYGFSNVKLLNAGYEQWLNTKNPIQTNIRDIKKSDYIVRINNQRLATKFTTQIATKNPNVEIVDARIYDAYLGKKSAAKRFGHIKSASHIAATHNINYSNNYQVLKNKKQLRETYKSLNKNKKVVVYCDIGRVAAMNYFALRELGYDVSNYDASWKEWGNDDSLPITNLSK; this is translated from the coding sequence ATGAAAAAATTTGCAAAACTTATATTGCTTTTTTTATTTTTGAATCTTGCTTTAGAAGCAAAAAGTTTAAGAATAAATCAAGAAGAATTAAATAAGAATCTTGATAACTATAAAATTTTAGATACAAGAAGTCAACGATATTATTTAAAAGGCCATATTAAAAATGCCCTTAACTTCCCAATAAACTTGACATATGAACATCAAGAGCTAAATGGAAAAGTAGTTGCACCTAATAAAATGCAAACAATAATCAGAAACTTAGGTCTAAATATAAATGATGAAATCATTATTTATGATAATGGTACCTATTTTGATGCTGCAAGATTATTCTGGACACTTGAAGTTTATGGATTTTCAAATGTAAAACTTTTAAATGCAGGTTATGAACAGTGGCTTAATACAAAAAATCCCATTCAAACAAATATACGAGATATAAAAAAAAGTGACTATATTGTAAGAATCAATAATCAACGTTTAGCTACAAAATTTACAACACAAATTGCTACAAAAAACCCCAATGTTGAAATCGTTGATGCACGTATTTATGATGCATATCTTGGAAAAAAATCTGCGGCAAAAAGATTTGGTCATATAAAATCAGCTTCACATATTGCGGCAACACACAATATAAATTATTCTAATAATTATCAAGTACTTAAAAATAAAAAACAACTAAGAGAAACCTATAAAAGTCTTAATAAAAATAAAAAAGTAGTTGTATATTGTGACATTGGAAGAGTTGCTGCTATGAACTATTTTGCGCTTAGAGAATTAGGTTATGATGTATCTAATTATGATGCTTCTTGGAAAGAGTGGGGAAATGATGATTCTTTGCCTATAACTAATTTGTCAAAATAA
- a CDS encoding tetratricopeptide repeat protein, translating into MSPNKVVQNLLEEAIHKYKIKDFKTSKKLLENILKIEKNNYAALNNLGHINKGLGNLKEALSYYIQALKLNPNNAMNYNNLGIVYEGLKDYKRAKEAYKMAIKINPKFSKAITNMGVILYKEKKYKEAINIFNIALAVDENYHELHSNIGACFNKLKDYDKAIASLEKTIKLLPHHAGAYTNLGNVYNKTFNYKKASQLHEKSIVLNPKGFHAYSNVGTSYKYLGLSKKAITAYLKAISLHPNFVNAHFDLASMYLSQGEFEKGWEEYEWRFKKEGMFSHLLKYKDIFSKTMLKKEMNIEGKTLLLHCEQGFGDSLQFIRFLVPLKKKFKCKIAVKCRNELKELFKCLKEIDILVSRSEKTPSFDVHLPIMSLPYILEMKNTNELPKTKAYLQTKVNKKYKIKKEKGKINIGICWSASLTGESYEGKVFALKYLEDFINSKNINVYSLQVGSQKADIKKLSYEDKIIDLSAHLSDFSQTASLMKSMDLIISPDTSVAHLAGALNKPVWILLKKIPDWRWGNKGLSTPWYPSATLFRQKTARVWSDVFESMSEKLYENFNIKI; encoded by the coding sequence ATGAGCCCTAATAAAGTTGTTCAAAATTTATTAGAAGAAGCTATTCATAAATATAAAATAAAAGATTTCAAAACATCAAAAAAACTATTGGAAAATATATTAAAAATAGAAAAAAATAATTATGCAGCACTTAATAACCTAGGGCATATTAATAAGGGTTTGGGAAATTTAAAAGAAGCTTTATCTTATTATATCCAAGCCCTTAAATTAAATCCGAACAATGCAATGAATTATAATAATTTAGGAATTGTATACGAGGGATTAAAAGACTATAAACGAGCAAAAGAAGCTTATAAAATGGCTATTAAAATCAATCCTAAGTTTTCAAAAGCTATTACTAATATGGGTGTGATTTTATACAAAGAAAAAAAATATAAAGAAGCAATAAATATTTTTAATATTGCTTTAGCTGTTGATGAAAATTATCATGAATTACACAGTAATATAGGTGCGTGTTTTAACAAATTAAAAGACTACGACAAAGCAATAGCGTCTTTAGAGAAAACAATTAAACTACTGCCCCATCATGCCGGAGCGTATACAAATTTAGGAAATGTTTACAATAAAACATTTAATTACAAAAAAGCTTCACAACTTCATGAAAAATCTATTGTACTTAATCCTAAAGGTTTTCATGCTTACAGTAATGTGGGCACTTCCTATAAATACCTTGGCTTAAGTAAAAAAGCCATAACAGCGTATTTAAAAGCTATATCGTTACATCCCAATTTTGTTAATGCACATTTTGATCTAGCAAGCATGTATTTATCGCAAGGAGAGTTTGAAAAGGGATGGGAAGAGTATGAGTGGCGCTTTAAAAAAGAAGGAATGTTTTCTCATCTTCTTAAGTATAAAGATATCTTTTCAAAAACCATGCTAAAAAAAGAGATGAATATAGAAGGCAAAACCCTTTTACTTCATTGTGAACAAGGTTTTGGGGACTCCCTTCAGTTTATTCGTTTTTTAGTGCCTTTAAAGAAAAAATTTAAATGTAAAATAGCAGTAAAATGTAGAAATGAATTAAAAGAATTATTCAAATGTCTAAAAGAAATTGATATTTTAGTATCAAGAAGTGAAAAAACTCCTTCTTTTGATGTGCATTTACCAATAATGAGTTTGCCTTATATTTTAGAAATGAAAAATACAAATGAACTGCCCAAAACAAAAGCATATTTACAAACAAAAGTAAATAAAAAATATAAGATCAAAAAAGAAAAAGGCAAAATAAATATAGGTATTTGCTGGAGTGCTTCGCTTACAGGTGAAAGTTATGAAGGAAAAGTATTTGCTTTAAAATACCTAGAAGATTTTATTAATTCTAAGAATATAAATGTATACTCCTTACAAGTAGGATCCCAAAAAGCGGATATTAAAAAACTTTCTTATGAAGATAAAATTATTGATTTAAGTGCCCACTTAAGTGATTTCTCACAAACAGCTTCTTTAATGAAAAGTATGGATCTTATTATTTCACCTGATACTTCTGTTGCACATTTAGCAGGAGCCTTAAATAAACCTGTTTGGATTCTTTTGAAAAAAATTCCAGATTGGAGATGGGGGAATAAAGGCTTAAGTACTCCATGGTATCCAAGTGCTACTCTTTTTAGACAAAAAACAGCAAGAGTTTGGAGTGATGTTTTTGAATCCATGTCTGAAAAACTTTACGAAAATTTTAACATAAAAATATAA
- a CDS encoding hybrid sensor histidine kinase/response regulator, which produces MKQLFTILLVDDIEQNLDALSLMILDEFDVKIEVSKSAQDAIDKLMKKDINLILTDIQMPDIDGFEFAEYLKGIDKIRDIPVIFITGIYDKDEYQQKGYDLGAIEYITKPINNALFTSKLRVYIKLFEDKIMRENELNQKNEIIIYQSKMAAMGEMINVISHQLKQPLNILSLYCQDIKSSFDFNEINEEFVKDFDESTKFQIQFLSKTIDDFRDYFNPNKLKKDFSIEVSVNKILNLMKKQLEENEIKILMDIQEKYIYGTESEFEQVLINLISNAKEALVENKIIKKEIQIKSFKNDDCIEFFIEDNAGGVPHSLKNKIFNPYFTTKDKGTGVGLYMARLVIEASFGSHLNVENGDKGARFIMNFQKN; this is translated from the coding sequence ATGAAACAATTATTTACAATTTTGCTTGTTGATGATATAGAACAAAATTTAGACGCTTTATCTCTTATGATTTTAGATGAATTTGATGTTAAGATTGAAGTTTCTAAAAGTGCTCAAGACGCAATTGACAAACTTATGAAAAAAGATATCAATTTAATCCTTACAGATATTCAAATGCCAGATATTGATGGTTTTGAATTTGCAGAATATTTAAAAGGAATAGATAAAATACGAGATATACCAGTGATTTTTATTACAGGTATTTATGATAAAGATGAATATCAACAAAAAGGCTATGATTTAGGAGCCATTGAATATATAACCAAACCAATTAATAATGCATTATTCACTTCAAAATTAAGGGTTTATATCAAACTTTTTGAAGATAAAATTATGAGAGAAAACGAACTAAACCAAAAAAATGAAATAATTATCTATCAGTCTAAAATGGCGGCAATGGGAGAAATGATAAATGTGATATCTCATCAATTAAAACAACCCTTAAACATTCTCTCTCTTTATTGTCAGGATATAAAAAGTTCTTTTGATTTTAATGAAATAAATGAAGAGTTTGTAAAAGATTTTGATGAAAGCACCAAATTTCAAATTCAATTTTTAAGTAAAACTATTGATGATTTTAGAGATTATTTCAACCCAAATAAATTAAAAAAAGATTTTAGTATTGAAGTTTCTGTTAATAAAATATTAAATTTAATGAAAAAACAATTGGAGGAAAATGAAATAAAGATTCTAATGGATATTCAAGAAAAATATATTTATGGTACAGAATCAGAGTTTGAACAAGTCTTAATAAATCTTATTTCTAATGCAAAAGAAGCACTGGTTGAAAATAAAATAATAAAAAAAGAAATACAAATTAAAAGTTTTAAAAATGATGATTGTATTGAATTCTTTATTGAAGATAATGCAGGTGGAGTACCCCATAGTTTAAAGAATAAAATATTTAATCCTTATTTCACAACAAAAGACAAGGGCACAGGAGTGGGTCTTTATATGGCAAGACTTGTCATTGAAGCCAGTTTTGGCTCACACTTAAATGTAGAAAATGGAGATAAGGGTGCAAGGTTTATAATGAATTTTCAAAAAAATTAA
- a CDS encoding response regulator transcription factor — MKILLLEDDFLLKKHIEKYFTLKGHEIIGFDDGLHMLDDVNLYDFDFFIFDINVPNVDGFEVLEFLRDKKIDFPVIMISAMVDISNIKKAYALGCSDYLKKPFELAELELRMDAIIKNFHFKDYIEFQNGYKYDLIEKQLFKEKKMIILSKKQNEILYLLIKNIGRVLSFDTIADFIYEDAFKDMHTISSHIRDIRKHIDFELIKNVRGVGYIIKK; from the coding sequence ATGAAAATTTTATTACTTGAAGACGACTTTTTATTAAAAAAACATATTGAAAAATATTTTACATTAAAAGGTCATGAAATAATTGGTTTTGATGATGGTTTACATATGTTAGACGATGTTAATCTTTATGACTTTGATTTTTTTATTTTTGATATTAACGTGCCAAATGTTGATGGTTTTGAAGTATTGGAATTTTTAAGAGACAAAAAGATTGATTTTCCTGTCATTATGATAAGTGCAATGGTGGATATCTCCAATATTAAAAAAGCCTATGCCCTTGGTTGCAGCGATTATCTAAAAAAACCATTTGAACTCGCGGAATTAGAGTTAAGAATGGATGCTATAATAAAAAATTTTCATTTTAAAGATTACATTGAATTTCAAAATGGATATAAATATGACTTAATTGAAAAGCAGTTATTCAAAGAGAAAAAAATGATTATTTTATCAAAAAAACAAAATGAAATTTTGTATTTATTGATTAAAAATATAGGCAGAGTTTTATCCTTTGATACTATTGCAGATTTTATTTATGAAGATGCTTTTAAAGACATGCATACTATTTCTAGTCATATAAGAGATATAAGAAAACATATCGATTTTGAATTAATTAAAAATGTCCGTGGTGTTGGATATATAATAAAAAAGTAG
- a CDS encoding hybrid sensor histidine kinase/response regulator encodes MKKTLNKKILIIDDVSENINVLRHMLDKHGYELFMAKDGLKGIEIAKNIQPDLILLDIMMPIIDGYETCKNLKKDKNLKDIPVIFLSALTNIEDKVKAFEVGGIDYIPKPFNEQEVIIRVKAHLQTSIIISSLNNLLEKSFHEIYTPLSVIQTGIEMQTLEYGTSEYMDSIKAAMINLNVVSDDIYYAIKKEISPFDPRWLELDLFIEKQIKYFKPLAKTKYITFSFDNEIENPMIYINDVELKRLLLNVLSNAIKYASPNTTIKIKVKNRNDKIVFSISNQGRIIKNKDEIFKNLFQEDSNHFGLGIGLDIVAQVCKKNKIEVKVKSVNNFTKFSFIYKEEK; translated from the coding sequence ATGAAAAAAACATTAAATAAAAAAATACTTATAATAGACGATGTTTCAGAAAATATCAATGTATTAAGACATATGCTTGATAAACATGGTTATGAATTATTCATGGCTAAAGATGGATTAAAAGGCATTGAAATCGCAAAAAACATCCAACCAGACTTAATACTACTGGATATTATGATGCCTATAATTGATGGTTATGAAACCTGCAAGAATTTAAAAAAAGACAAGAATTTAAAAGATATCCCTGTCATATTTTTATCAGCACTTACCAATATAGAAGACAAAGTTAAAGCTTTTGAAGTGGGAGGTATTGATTATATTCCAAAACCTTTTAATGAACAAGAAGTGATAATTAGGGTCAAAGCACATCTTCAAACAAGTATAATTATTTCTTCTTTGAATAATTTGCTTGAAAAATCTTTTCACGAAATATATACACCTTTAAGTGTCATTCAAACAGGAATTGAGATGCAAACATTAGAGTATGGGACCAGTGAGTATATGGATAGTATTAAAGCAGCAATGATCAATTTAAATGTGGTTTCTGACGATATTTATTATGCTATTAAAAAAGAAATCAGCCCTTTTGATCCCAGATGGTTAGAACTGGATTTATTTATAGAAAAACAGATTAAATATTTTAAACCTCTTGCAAAAACAAAATATATTACGTTTTCATTTGACAATGAAATTGAAAATCCAATGATTTATATAAATGATGTAGAATTAAAAAGGTTACTTTTAAATGTACTATCCAATGCTATTAAATATGCAAGTCCTAATACCACTATAAAAATAAAAGTAAAAAACAGAAATGATAAAATTGTTTTTTCAATTTCAAACCAAGGTAGAATTATCAAAAACAAAGATGAAATATTTAAAAATCTTTTTCAAGAAGACAGCAATCATTTTGGTTTAGGTATTGGATTGGATATCGTTGCGCAAGTATGCAAAAAAAATAAAATTGAAGTTAAAGTTAAGTCTGTCAATAATTTTACAAAATTTAGCTTCATTTATAAAGAAGAAAAATGA